CATAACGAGCTAGGCAACCCGAATTTGGGGAACAACGTATCGTCGAGGAACGCCACCACACGTGACACCCCGTCGTCGCGCACGTCCAGCACGTGCAACTGAAACGGCACGTGCACGTCGCCGGCACGCATGTACATGGCCGCGCCGGGCTGACCGTTGGCGACCAGCGGCAGCAGGCGCATGTCGCCGGCGGACTCGGCCGGGCACTGCTGGTGAATCAGGGTGATGATGTCTTGCGCGCCCCGATACCAGCCGACGTACGGCGGCATTTCCCAGACCGCCTCGGCGGTGAATAGCTCCACCAAGCGGTCGATGTCGTAGGACTCGAACGCGGCGATGTAGCGGTCCAGCAGGTCCCGCGCCTCCGGCGAATCCGGTGCCGCCAACCGGTCGTCGGAGCTGGGCCCGACGGCATCCAGCTGGGAACGGGCCCGCTGCAGCAGGCTGTTGACGGCGGTCGTGGTGGCGCCGATCGCCGCGGCGACTTCGGCGGCCTTCCACTGCAGCACGTCGCGCAGCAGCAGAACCGCCCGTTGCCGGGGTGAAAGGTGTTGCAGCGCAGCGACAAACGCCAGCCGCACCGACTCACGCGATCCGACGATGACGGAAGGGTCGGGCAGGGGCTCCAGCCAGGGCACCTCGCGGCGTTCCACCAGTTCCGCGGTCGGGTCCGCGCTCGATCCCCCCAACCCGGTCGGCAACGGCCGGCGCTGCCGGCCCTCCAGCGCGCTCAGGCAGGCGTTGGTAGCGATGCGGTGCAGCCAGGTCCGCATCGACGACTTGCCCTCGAAACGGTCGTAGGCCTTCCAGGCCCGCAGCAGCGTCTCTTGCACCAGGTCTTCCGCGTCGTGCACCGATCCGGTCATCCGGTAGCAGTGCGCGAGCAGTTCACGACGGTACGGCTCGGCGTGCGTCGAGAAGTCTCCGCCGGCCGCCGGGTCGCCTTCGGAGTTTTGCGCGAGAAGGCTCACCCGCACGAGCGTACGCAGTGTCTGGCAACGCGACCCGGATCGGCAGCCACTACGCTGCCCGTAATGACCACCACCCGCACTGAACGGAATTTCGACGGTGTCGGCGGCGTGCGCATCGTGTACGACGTCTGGACGCCGGACGTTGCGCCACGAGCGGTGGTCGTGCTGTCGCACGGGCTCGGCGAGCATGCCCGCCGCTACGACCACGTCGCGCAGCGCTTCGGTGAAGCCGGGCTGGTCACCTACGCGCTGGATCATCGTGGGCACGGCCGCTCCGGCGGCAAGCGGGTGCTGGTGCGGGACATCTCCGAGTACACCGCGGATTTCGACACCCTGGTCGGCATCGCGACCCGGGAGCACCCCGGCCTCAAGTGCATCGTGCTCGGGCACAGCATGGGCGGCGCGATCGTGTTCGCCTACGGCGTCGAACGCCCGGACAACTACGACATGATGGTGCTGTCGGGGCCGGCCGTGGCCGCCCAGGATCAGGTGTCGCCGCTGCTGGCGTTGGCCGCCAAAGTGCTCGGCGTTCTGGTGCCCGGTCTGCCGGTGCAGGAACTCGACGTCGACGCCATATCCCGGGATCCCGCGGTGGTGGCGGCCTACAAAACCGACCCGCTGGTGTACCACGGGAGGGTCCCCGCCGGCATCGGCCGCGCGCTGCTGCAGGTCGGCGAGACCATGCCGCGGCGGGCACCGGCGTTGACCGCGCCGCTGCTGGTGGTGCACGGCGCCGACGACCGGCTGATCCCCGTGGCCGGCAGCCGCCGCCTTGTCGAGTGCGTGGGATCGAGCGACGTCACGTTGAAGGTCTATCCCGGGCTGTACCACGAGGTCTTCAACGAGCCGGAGCGCGACCAGGTGCTCGATGACGTGGTCTCCTGGATCGTGAAACGGCTCTGATCTGCTATGAACGACGTGTCGTACCGCTCCCGTAGCTTGGCGCCATGACCCGCGCCGGCGACGATGCGGTGCGAAGCAACGGGGAGGAGCGGCGCAGATGACCGACGCCGGCGACGATGCGGTGCGAAGCAACGGGGAGGAGCGGCGCAGATGACCGACGCCGGCGACGATGCGGTGCGAAGCAACGGGGAGGAGCGGCGCAGATGACCGACGACAAAATGCTGGCCCGCATCGGCGCGCTGCTGCGCCAGGCCGAAGGCACCGACAACCCGCACGAGGCCGACGCCTTCATGGGCGCCGCGCAACGGTTGGCGACGGCGGCCTCTATCGACCTGGCGGTGGCGCGGTCTCATGCGGCCAACCGCTCGCCGACGCAGGCCCCGATGCAGCGGACGATCACCATCGGGCCGGCGGGGACCAAGGGGTTGCGGACGTATGTGCAGCTTTTCGTGCTGATCGCTGCGGCCAACGACGTGCGCTGCGATGTGGCGTCGAATTCGACGTTCCTCTACGCGTACGGGTTCCCCGAGGACATCGACGCCAGCCACGCCCTGTACGCCAGCCTGGTTGTCCAGATGGTGCGGGCCTCGGACGCCTACCTCGCCTCGGGCGCGCACCGGCCCACCCCGACGATCACCGCCCGGCTCAACTTCCAGCTGGCCTTCGGCGCCCGCGTCGGTCAGCGGCTGGCCGAGGCCCGCGACCAGGCCCGGCGCGAGGCCACCGAGGACCGCCGTCGTCCACCGGGCACCGCTATCGCCTTGCGGGACAAGGAAGTCGAGCTGCACGACTACTACCGCGGCGCGTCCAGGGCGCGCGGCACCTGGCGGGCCAGCAGCGCCACGGCCGGATATTCGTCGGCGGCGCGCCGCGCCGGTGACCGGGCCGGCAAGAGGGCGCGGCTGGGCAATAGCCCCGAACTGCCCGGGGCGCGGAGCGCGCTCCGCGGGTGACTCCGGGGGATTCGCTACGGGACTCTCAGCGCGCGAGGGTCTATGCGGCCGAGGAGTTCGTCCGGACGCTGTTCGGCCGGGCCGCCGAACACGGATCACCCGCCGTGGATTTTTTCGGCACGCAGCTGACGCTTCCGCCCGAGGGCCGATTCGGGTCGGTCGCCTCGGTACAGCGCTATGTCGACGACGTGCTTGCGCTGCCGGCGGTGCGGCAACGCTGGCCGGACGTGCCGCCGCTGCGGGTGCGGGCGCGGCGGGCGGCCACCGCGGCGCACTACGAAAACCATGATGGCGCAGGCGTTATCGCGGTTCCCGATCGTGACTCCGCCGACTGGGCGCTGCGCGAGCTGGTGGTGCTCCATGAGGTGGCGCACCACCTGTGTCAGGCGCAGCCGCCGCACGGTCGGGAGTTCGTCGCGACGATCTGTGGGCTGGCGGAGCTGGTGATGGGGCCGGAACTGGGGCACGTGCTGCGTGTCGTGTACGCCAAGGAGGGCGTGCGGTGAGCCAACTAGACGACCCCGACGCCCGGGCGTGCGAGATCGAAGCCCAGATGACCGACGACGAGCGATTCTCGCTGCTGGTCGGGGTGATGGGGGCCAGCGAACTGTGGCCGCTGCGGGATGAGCGCATCCCGCCGGGCGTTCCGATGAGCGCCGGGTATGTGCCCGGGATTCCGCGGCTCGGTGTGCCGGCGCTGCTGATGAGCGACGCCGGCCTCGGCGTCACCAACCCCGGCTACCGCCCGGGCGACACGGCCACCGCGCTGCCCGCCGGGCTGGCGCTGGCCGCCGGTTTCGACCCGTCGCTGGCCCACGCCGCGGGTGAGGTGATCGGTCGAGAGGCGCGCGGCCGCGGGTTCAACGTGCAGCTCGCGGGCGCAATGAACCTCGCCCGCGACCCGCGCAACGGCCGCAACTTCGAATACCTTTCCGAGGACCCGCTTTTGACCGCGGCGATGGCCGCGGAATCGGTCACCGGGATACAGCGGCAGGGCGTCATTTCGACGGTCAAGCACTACTCGCTGAACTGCAACGAGACCAACCGGCACTTCTTGAATGCGGTCATCGATCCCGACGCGCATCGCGAATCCGATCTGCTGGCCTTCGAGATCGCCATCGAGCGCTCGCGGCCCGGCGCCGTGATGACGGCCTACAACAAGGTCAACGGCGCCTACGCCGCCGCGAACGACGCCTTGATCGACGAGGTGCTGAAAGGCGCCTGGGGATATCGCGGTTGGGTGATGTCGGATTGGGGCGCAACGCCGAGCTGGGAATGCGCTCTGGGCGGCCTCGACCAAGAATGCGGTGCGCAGCTCGACGCGCTGCTGTGGGGGTCGGAGGCGTTCGGCGAGAGCCTGCGGGCCGCGCATGCCGACGGCAGGCTGCCCAATGAGCGCCTGTCGGACATGGTTCGGCGGATTCTGCGGTCGATGTTTGCGGTCGGAATCGACCGGCGCGAAGCGGTGCCGGCGCCGGATATGGACGCGCACAACGAGATTGCCTTGCAGATCGCGCGGCAGGGCATCGTCCTGCTGACCAACCGCGGGGTGCTGCCCCTGGGGCGCGAGTCGACCGCGCGCATCGCCGTGATCGGCGGCTACGCACACCTGGGCGTTCCGGCCGGCTACGGCTCGAGCGCCGTCGTTCCCCCGGGCGGCTATGCGGCCGTGATCCCGATCGGCGGCCCGGGCCTGGAGGCGGGCCTGCGGAATCTGTACGTGCTGCCGTCGAGCCCGCTGGAGGAGTTGCGAAAGCAACTTCCCCACGCGCACATCGAATTCGATCCCGGCGTCGGCCCGGCCGAGGCCGCGCTGGCGGCGCGGCGGGCCGACGTCGCGATCGTGTTCGCGCTCCGCGCCGAAGGGGAGGGCTTTGACGGCGCCGGCCTGTCGCTGCCGTGGGGCCAGGACGCGCTGATCACCGCGGTGTCCGCCGCGAACCCGAATACCGTTGTGGTGCTGGAGACCGGGAACCCGGTGGCCATGCCGTGGTTGGGCTCGGTGAACGCCGTCGTGCAGGCGTGGTACCCGGGTCAGGCCGGTGGCCGTGCCATCGCGGAAGTCCTTGCCGGCCAGGTGAACCCGTCGGGCCGGCTGCCGATCACCTTCCCAGTCGATCTCGGCCAGACGCCGCGTCCGGAGCTACCCGACCTCGGCGCGCCGTGGGGGACGCCGACCACGGTCGACTACTTCGAGGGGGCCGACGTCGGCTACCGCTGGTTCGCGGCGACCGGCCAGGCACCGCTGTTCGCGTTCGGGCATGGCTTGTCCTACACCGGGTTTGAGTACCGCGATCTGGTCGTCGGCGGCGGTGACACCGTCACCGCGAGCTTCAGCGTCGTCAACGTCGGCGACCGCGGCGGCGCCGACGTCCCGCAGCTGTATCTGACCGCGGTCCCCGGCGGGCAACGCCTACGGTTGCTGGGATTCGAGCGGGTCGAGCTGGAACCGGGCGCCACGCGCCGGGTGACCATCGAGGCGGATCCACGCCTGCTTGCCCGCTACGACGCGAGCACCTGGCGCATCGCACCGGGCGGTTACACGGTGGCGGTCGGCACCTCGGCGATCACGCCGCGGCTGTCGGCCACGGTCGAGCTGACCGGCCGCGCGTTCGGGCGGTGATCGGCTCGAGCGGTAAGGCCCGAACGCAGTACCGGACCGGGTTGAGCTCTCCTATGTCGTGGCCGTTCCGCTACAGGCCGGGCCGAGGCGGGCGCGCCCGGCTAGCGTTGGCGGCATGACCGACAAACCAACTCCGCAAGACGTCGACGCTTTCTTGGACAGCACAGTGGTTGGCGACGATCCGGCATTGACCGCGGCGCGAGAGGCCAGCGACGCGGCCGGGCTGCCCCCGATCGCCGTATCGGCGCAGCAGGGCAAGTTCCTGTCCCTGTTGGCCGGGGCGATCCAGGCGCGCCGCATCCTCGAGATCGGCACGCTGGGTGGCTTCAGCACCATCTGGCTGGCGCGCGGCGCCGGACCGCAGGGCCGGGTGGTGACGCTGGAATACGAGCCCAAGCACGCCGAGGTCGCGCGAGCCAACCTGGAGCGCGCCGGCGTCGCCGACCGGGTGGAGGTGATCGTCGGCGCCGCGCTGGACACGTTGCCGACGCTGACCGGTGGCCCCTTCGACCTGGTGTTCATCGACGCCGACAAAGAAAACAATGTCGCGTATCTGGAGTGGGCGGTCCGGCTGGCCCGCCCCGGCTCAGTCATCGTGGTGGACAACGTCATTCGCGACGGCCAGATCCTGGAGCCGGAGTCCGCTGACGCCCGGGTGCGGGCGACGCGCCAGACGCTGCAGGTGATGGGCGAGCACCCTCGGCTGGACACGTCGGTGATCCAGACCGTCGGGGCCAAGCACTGGGACGGTTTCGCGTTCGCGGTGCTGCGGTAGCGGGCCCGCCGAGGCCCGATTTTCGTTGCTGGCGCGCGGCATTCGGGCGTAACCTTGACGGCAGATGGATGGTTGCGACGGGCCCGCAGTGCTTGTTGCGCAACGGGCTTGCCGCGTAACAGAAAGGTTGCGAAATGAGTACAGTCCATTCATCAATCGATCACCACCCCGATTTGTTGGCTCTGCGCGCCGGCTACGAGCGCGCCGCCGAGTCGATGAGCGCGCACGTCACCTTCGGCCTGGCCCTGCTGACGGGCCTGTATGTGGCTGCCTCACCGTGGATCGTCGGGTTCAGCGCGACGAGATCCCTTGCCCGCTGCGACTTCATCGCCGGGATCGCGGTCGCGGTCTTGGCGTACGGGTTCGCGGCGGCACTGGACCGCACGCACGGGATGACGTGGACGCTGCCGGTGCTCGGCCTGTGGATCATCGTCTCGCCGTGGATTCTGCCGGGCCTCGCGCTGACCGCCGGCATAATCTGGTCGAACGTCGTCGCCGGCGCGGTGGTGACCCTTTTGGGCATGACCGCCACCTACTTCGGCATGCGCACACGCGCCGCCACCTAACCCCCTTGGCGCGAGCGTGCGCAGAATGCCGCCGCTAGCCGGCGTGTCGTGTGCAGACACGCACGCTCGCGCCGAGAAAAGTCAGCCGCAGACTGCGCCGGTCGCGGCCGAGCCGACCAGCTTGACGTACTTGGCCAACACGCCCGTCTGGTAGCGCGGCGGGGGTGGGGCGAAACCCTTTCTCCGCGCTTCGAATTCGGCCGGGTCGACCAGCACGTCCAGCGCGGCGCCCTTGACGTCGAGCCGGATGCGGTCGCCGTCTCGCAGCAAGGCGATCGGCCCGCCGTCGACCGCTTCCGGGGCGATGTGTCCCACGCAAAAGCCGGTCGTCCCGCCGGAGAACCGGCCGTCGGTCAACAGCAGAACGTCCTTGCCCAGACCCGCGCCCTTGATGGCGCCGGTGATAGCGAGCATTTCGCGCATCCCGGGGCCGCCCTTGGGGCCTTCGTAGCGGATCACCACGGTGTCGCCCTTGGCGATGGTGCCGTCTTCGAGGGCGTCCAGGGCGGCCCGCTCGCCGTCGAAAACCCTTGCCGTGCCTTCGAATATGTCGGAGTCCAGGCCGGCCGTCTTGACCACCGCCCCCTCGGGCGCCAGTGATCCGCGCAGGATGGTGATGCCCCCAGTCGGGTGAATGGGGTTGTCCAGCGCCCGCAGCACCTTGCCGTCCGGGTCGGGCGGGGCAATGGCGGCGAGATTCTCGGCCACGGTCGCACCGGACACGGTCAGGCAGTCACCATGCAGCAGGCCCGCGTCCAGCAGCGCCTTCATGACCACCGGCACGCCGCCGATGTGGTCGACGTGGGACATGACGTGGCGGCCGAACGGCTTGACGTCGGCCAGGTGCGGCACCTTCGACCCGATCCGGCTGAAGTCGTCGAGGGAGAGCGCGACGTCGGCCTCGTGGGCGATGGCCAGCAGGTGCAGCACCGCGTTGGTCGAGCCGCCGAACGCCATCACCACCGCGATCGCGTTCTCGAACGCCTCCTTGGTGAGGATGTCGCGGGCGGTGATGCCGTGCCGCAGCAGCTCGATGACGGCCTGACCGCTGCGGCGCGCGAACCCGTCGCGGCGGCGGTCGGTCGCCGGCGGCGCCGCGCTGCCCGGCAGGGACATGCCGAGCGCCTCGGCGGCACAGGCCATGGTGTTGGCGGTGTACATGCCGCCACAGGCCCCCTCGCCGGGGCAGATCGCCCGCTCGATGGCGTCGACGTCCTCCCGCGGCATCAACCCGCGAGCGCACGCGCCCACCGCCTCGAAGGCGTCGATGATGGTGACCTCGCGCTCGCTGCCGTCGGAGAGTTTGGCGACGCCCGGCAAAATGGAGCCCGCGTAGAGGAACACGGCCGCCAGGTTCAGCCGTGCCGCGGCCATCAGCATCCCGGGCAAGGATTTGTCGCACCCGGCCAGCAGCACCGAGCCGTCGAGGCGCTCGGCCTGCATCACGGTTTCCACGCTGTCGGCGATCAACTCCCGGGACGGTAGCGAGAAATGCATCCCCTCGTGGCCCATCGAGATGCCGTCGGAAACCGAGATCGTGCCGAACTCCAGCGGGTAGCCGCCCGCCGCGAACACCCCCTCCTTGACCGCCATGGCGAGTCGTTCCAGGGAGAGGTTGCAGGGCGTGATCTCGTTCCATGACGACGCCACCCCGATTTGCGGCTTGGCGAAGTCCTCGTCTCCCATGCCGACGGCCCGCAACATGCCGCGGGCGGCGGCCTTCTCCAGGCCGTCGGTGACGTCACGACTACGCGGTTTGATGTCGGTGACTGGAGACGAATCGGTGGTTATGGCCATCCTGCAAGTATGCGCGGGCCGATCGCGCCGCAAATGCGCGGGGTCATACCCCGCCGGGGTATGAGGTAGACTCGGCGCACGCGGGATCGACGACGCGAGGCCTCGAGGCAGACGCGCAGCGGGAAGGTTTGGCACGGAAATGACGACCACACACGGGTATTCGCAGCAGAAGGACAATTACGCCAAGCGGCTGCGGCGCATCGAGGGCCAAGTCCGTGGCATCGCACGGATGATCGAAGAAGACAAATACTGCATCGACGTCCTCACCCAGATCAGCGCCGTCAACAGCGCCTTGCGTTCGGTGGCGCTGAACCTGCTCGACGAGCACCTGAGCCACTGCGTGACCCGCGCCGTGGCCGCGGGCGGCGACGACGCCGACGAGAAGCTTGCCGAAGCCTCCGCCGCCATCGCGCGCCTGGTTCGCTCCTGACCACCGACTTTGTCGATAGGCGTGTTGAAACGAAAATTTGGGTGAACCCGCCGCTGCAGTGCGTACGGTAAGAACAGTGTGATCGGGCGGGGAACTACAACCCGCCGATTCCACAACCGACGCCATGACCGCCGAAACCGCAACCGCCACCACCGCCGCGCGAACGTGGACGCCACGGGTCGCGGCGCAGCTGGCGGTGTTGGCGGCGGCGGCCTTTACTTATGTCACCGCCGAGATCCTGCCGGTGGGGGCGCTGTCGGCGATCGCGCGAAACCTGCACGTCAGCGTGGTCCTGGTGGGAACCCTGTTGACGTGGTACGCGCTGGTGGCGGCCCTGTCGACGTTTCCGCTGGTGCGCTGGACGGCGCACTGGCCGCGCCGGCGCGCGTTGGTGTTCAGCCTGGTCTGCCTGACCGCCTCCCAGCTCATCTCGGCGCTGGCACCCAACTTCGCGGTGCTGGCCGGCGGGCGGGTGCTCTGCGCGGTCACGCACGGCCTGCTGTGGTCGATCATCGCCCCGATCGCCACCCGGCTGGTGCCGCCGAGCCATGCCGGCCGCGCCACCATGTCGATCTACATCGGAACCAGCCTGGCGCTGGTGATCGGCAGCCCGCTCACGGCCGCGATGAGCCTGATGTGGGGCTGGCGGCTGGCCGCGGTCTGCGTCACCGTCGCCGCGGCCGTCGTCACCGTCGCGGCCCGGCTTTTGCTGCCCGAGATGGCGCTCAGCGCCGACCAGCTCAAATGCGTGGGTCCGCGGGCGCGTCACCATCGCAATCCCCGGCTGATCATCGTGAGCCTGATCACCATGGTCGGCGTCACCGGCCATTTCGTGTCATACACCTACATCGTGGTGATCATCCGCGACGTTGTCGGCGTGCGCGGACCGAATCTGGCCTGGGTGCTGGCGGCCTATGGCGCCGCCGGGGTGGTTGCCGTCGGGCTGGTGGCCCGGCCCCTGGATCGCCGCCCCAGGGGAGCCATCATCGTGTGCATGGCGGGGTTGACGGCCGCGTTCGTGGTGCTGACCGCGCTCGCGTTCGGCGGCCGGACCGCCGCGACCCATTACTCGATGGTGCTGATCGGGGCGGGTGCGATCGTGTTGTGGGGCGCGATGGCCACCGCCGTGTCGCCGATGATGCAATCCGCCGCGATGCGCAGTGGGGCCGACGATCCCGACGGCGCTTCGGGCCTGTACGTGACGGCGTTTCAGGTGGGCATCATGGCCGGCTCGCTGCTGGGCGGGCTGCTCTACGAGCGCAATGTTGCGCTGATGCTGACGGCCTCGGCTGCGTTGATGGGTGTCGCGCTGGCCGGCGCCGCGGTCAACCGGCAGGTGCTGGACGTTGCCACGCTGAGCTCACGCAATTCATAGCTGCGCAGGTCAGTGGCGTGAATCGCACCGCCGGCCGGCCCGCCGCCGGCCTGCGACGAGATAGCTGGCACCAGCGCTATGCCACACTGTTTCCAGAAAGTGACGGGAGGGGTGCATATGTCGGGCTGGACGAGGGGAAGCGTCTTCGCCGCTCTGCGGGCAGCCGGATTGGCTTCGGTGTTGGGCGGGGTGCTGGTGCTGGGTGCGGGCCCCGCGCTGGCGGATCCGGACCCGGCGCCCGGCGATCCCGGGGCGGTTGCCGCGCCACCCGGCCCGCCCGCGCCGCCGCCCGACCCGTTGGCGGCGCAGCCTCCCGCCGACCCGCTGGCGCCGCCGCCGTTCGCTTTCCCCGGGGCGCAACCGGTGTTCGCGGGCCCCGCCGCCGGGCAGAACCCGACGCCGTTCACGGGCACGCCGCCCTTCGGGCCGCCGTCGTTCGTCCCGAAGAGCGGCTCGACGGTGGGGGTGGGTCAGCCGATCATCATCAATTTCCCGGGGCGCGTCGATGACGCCGGCGCGGCCATCGACGCCGTGCACGTCTCGTCGGTCCCGCCGGTGCCCGGCAAGTTCTATTGGATGACCCCGACCCAGCTGCGCTGGCGGCCGTTGAGCTTCTGGCCCGCGCATACCGCCGTGACGGTTGACGCCGGCGGCACGGTGTCCAGCTTCCAGACCGGGGACACCCTGATCGCCACGGCGGACGACGCGACCCACCAGCTGACCGTCACGCGCAACGGCACCGTGGAAAAGACCATCCCCATGTCGATGGGCATGTCGGCCGGTAATCACCAAACCCCCAACGGCACCTACTACGTGCAAGAGAAGATGCCCTCGGTGGTGATGGATTCGTCTACCTACGGGGTCCCGGTCAACTCGACATACGGCTACAAGGTGACCGTCGACCTGGCCGTCCGGTTCGACAATGTCGGCGACTTCGTGCACAGCGCCCCGTGGTCGGTGGACGATCAGGGTAAGCGCGACGTCAGCCACGGCTGCATCAACATCAGCCCCAGCAATGCGAAGTGGTTCTTCGACAACTTCGGCGCCGGGGATCCGATCATCGTGAAGAACTCCAGCGGCGGCGACTACAAGAAGAACGACGGTTCCAACGACTGGCAGACCTAGCCTGCCGCTACTGGCGAGCAGACGCAGAATCGCACGCCGCCAAGCGGATTCGTGCGATTCTACGTCTGCTCGCGAGGGGACGCGACCCTAGTTCCAGATGCGGACCCTGCGTTGGGGGTCCAGGAATAGCGCGTCGCCCTCGGCGACGCCGAAGGCGTCGTAGAAGGCGCCGATATTGCGGACGACGCCGTTGCATCGGAACTCCGGCGGCGAGTGCGGGTCCACCGCCAACCGCCGGATCGCTTCTGCCTCACGTGATTTGGTTCGCCACACCTGAGCCCAGCCGTAGAACACGCGCTGCACGCCGGACAGACCGTCGGTCACCGGTGCACGCTGACCGCCAAGCGACAGCTGGTAGGCCAGCAGCGCGATGGACAACCCGCCCAGGTCGCCGATGTTCTCCCCGACGGTGAACGCGCCGTTGACGTGGTGCCCGTCGCCCAGCCCACGCGGCACGAAGCCGTCGTACTGCTCGATGAGAGCCTTTGTGCGGGCGCCGAACTCGGTGCGGTCGTCGTCGGTCCACCAGTCGACCAGGTTGCCGTCGCCGTCGTACTTGGCGCCCTGGTCGTCGAAGCCGTGCCCGATCTCGTGTCCGATCACCGCGCCGATCCCGCCGTAGTTGGCGGCGTCGTCGGCCTCGGCGTCGAAGAACGGTGGCTGCAAAATGGCTGCGGGGAAAACGATTTCGTTCATCCCCGGGTTGTAGTAGGCGTTGACGGTCTGCGGTGTCATGAACCATTCGTCGCGGTCCACCGGGCCGCCGAGCTTGGCCAGCTCGCGGTCGTGGTTGACCGCGTAGCCGCGTTGGTAGTTGCCGTAGAGGTCGTCGCGGTCGATCACCAGCTTCGAGTAGTCGCGCCACTTCGCCGGGTAGCCGACCTTGGCGGTGAACTTGTCCAGCTTGGCCAGCGCGCGCTGCCGGGTCTGCGGCGTCATCCAGTCCAGTTCGCCGATGCTGACCCGGTATGCCTCTTGCAGGTTGTCCACCAGGGCGTCGATGCGCGCCTTGGCGCCCGGCGGGAAATGCCGCTGCACGTAAAGCTTTCCGACGGCATCGCCCATCAGGCCCTCCACCAGCGACACCCCGCGCTTCCAGCGGTCCCGGATCTGCTCGGCTCCGGTCAGCAGGCGGCCGTAGAAGTCGAAGTCCGCGGCGATCAGGTCGTCGGTCAGCCAGGGGGCGCGGGCGCGGATCACGCGCCAACGCGCCCAAGACTTCCAGGCGTCGAGGTCGACGCTCTCCCAGAGCGCGGCGAACGCGGTGAGGTAATCCGGTTGGCGCACAACCAATTCCGCGAGGGCATCCGGAGTACCGCCGAGCGCGGTCACCCAGCCGGTCCAGTCGAAGCCCACCGCATCGGTCTGCAGCTCGGCGAAGGTGCGCAGGTTGTACGTGAGGTCGGCGTCGCGGCGCTTGACCACATCCCAGTGCGCGGCGGCGAGCTTGCTCTCCAGCTCCACGATCCGCGCCGCGGTCTCGGCGTGATCGCGTGTGTCGCCGCCGAAGACGAGGTCGAACATCCGCGCGATGTGTCCCGGGTACGCCGCCAGCACCTGGGCGTGCCGCTCGTCGCGGAAATACGATTCATCGGGCAATCCGATGCCGGACTGGGCGAAGTGCACCAGGTAACGGGCCGAATCCTTGGCGTCGGTGTCCACATACAGCGCCACGCCGCCGCCCACCCCGGTGCGCTGCAGGGCGCCCAACGCCGCGGCCAGCTTGACAGGGTCGGCCGCGTCGTCGATCAAGGCCAGCTCGTCGTGCAGCGGTTGCAG
The nucleotide sequence above comes from Mycobacterium malmoense. Encoded proteins:
- a CDS encoding alpha/beta hydrolase produces the protein MTTTRTERNFDGVGGVRIVYDVWTPDVAPRAVVVLSHGLGEHARRYDHVAQRFGEAGLVTYALDHRGHGRSGGKRVLVRDISEYTADFDTLVGIATREHPGLKCIVLGHSMGGAIVFAYGVERPDNYDMMVLSGPAVAAQDQVSPLLALAAKVLGVLVPGLPVQELDVDAISRDPAVVAAYKTDPLVYHGRVPAGIGRALLQVGETMPRRAPALTAPLLVVHGADDRLIPVAGSRRLVECVGSSDVTLKVYPGLYHEVFNEPERDQVLDDVVSWIVKRL
- a CDS encoding DUF2786 domain-containing protein, whose amino-acid sequence is MTDDKMLARIGALLRQAEGTDNPHEADAFMGAAQRLATAASIDLAVARSHAANRSPTQAPMQRTITIGPAGTKGLRTYVQLFVLIAAANDVRCDVASNSTFLYAYGFPEDIDASHALYASLVVQMVRASDAYLASGAHRPTPTITARLNFQLAFGARVGQRLAEARDQARREATEDRRRPPGTAIALRDKEVELHDYYRGASRARGTWRASSATAGYSSAARRAGDRAGKRARLGNSPELPGARSALRG
- a CDS encoding TIGR04338 family metallohydrolase, with protein sequence MTPGDSLRDSQRARVYAAEEFVRTLFGRAAEHGSPAVDFFGTQLTLPPEGRFGSVASVQRYVDDVLALPAVRQRWPDVPPLRVRARRAATAAHYENHDGAGVIAVPDRDSADWALRELVVLHEVAHHLCQAQPPHGREFVATICGLAELVMGPELGHVLRVVYAKEGVR
- a CDS encoding glycoside hydrolase family 3 protein, with amino-acid sequence MTDDERFSLLVGVMGASELWPLRDERIPPGVPMSAGYVPGIPRLGVPALLMSDAGLGVTNPGYRPGDTATALPAGLALAAGFDPSLAHAAGEVIGREARGRGFNVQLAGAMNLARDPRNGRNFEYLSEDPLLTAAMAAESVTGIQRQGVISTVKHYSLNCNETNRHFLNAVIDPDAHRESDLLAFEIAIERSRPGAVMTAYNKVNGAYAAANDALIDEVLKGAWGYRGWVMSDWGATPSWECALGGLDQECGAQLDALLWGSEAFGESLRAAHADGRLPNERLSDMVRRILRSMFAVGIDRREAVPAPDMDAHNEIALQIARQGIVLLTNRGVLPLGRESTARIAVIGGYAHLGVPAGYGSSAVVPPGGYAAVIPIGGPGLEAGLRNLYVLPSSPLEELRKQLPHAHIEFDPGVGPAEAALAARRADVAIVFALRAEGEGFDGAGLSLPWGQDALITAVSAANPNTVVVLETGNPVAMPWLGSVNAVVQAWYPGQAGGRAIAEVLAGQVNPSGRLPITFPVDLGQTPRPELPDLGAPWGTPTTVDYFEGADVGYRWFAATGQAPLFAFGHGLSYTGFEYRDLVVGGGDTVTASFSVVNVGDRGGADVPQLYLTAVPGGQRLRLLGFERVELEPGATRRVTIEADPRLLARYDASTWRIAPGGYTVAVGTSAITPRLSATVELTGRAFGR
- a CDS encoding O-methyltransferase, with protein sequence MTDKPTPQDVDAFLDSTVVGDDPALTAAREASDAAGLPPIAVSAQQGKFLSLLAGAIQARRILEIGTLGGFSTIWLARGAGPQGRVVTLEYEPKHAEVARANLERAGVADRVEVIVGAALDTLPTLTGGPFDLVFIDADKENNVAYLEWAVRLARPGSVIVVDNVIRDGQILEPESADARVRATRQTLQVMGEHPRLDTSVIQTVGAKHWDGFAFAVLR
- a CDS encoding SPW repeat protein translates to MSTVHSSIDHHPDLLALRAGYERAAESMSAHVTFGLALLTGLYVAASPWIVGFSATRSLARCDFIAGIAVAVLAYGFAAALDRTHGMTWTLPVLGLWIIVSPWILPGLALTAGIIWSNVVAGAVVTLLGMTATYFGMRTRAAT
- the ilvD gene encoding dihydroxy-acid dehydratase, with protein sequence MAITTDSSPVTDIKPRSRDVTDGLEKAAARGMLRAVGMGDEDFAKPQIGVASSWNEITPCNLSLERLAMAVKEGVFAAGGYPLEFGTISVSDGISMGHEGMHFSLPSRELIADSVETVMQAERLDGSVLLAGCDKSLPGMLMAAARLNLAAVFLYAGSILPGVAKLSDGSEREVTIIDAFEAVGACARGLMPREDVDAIERAICPGEGACGGMYTANTMACAAEALGMSLPGSAAPPATDRRRDGFARRSGQAVIELLRHGITARDILTKEAFENAIAVVMAFGGSTNAVLHLLAIAHEADVALSLDDFSRIGSKVPHLADVKPFGRHVMSHVDHIGGVPVVMKALLDAGLLHGDCLTVSGATVAENLAAIAPPDPDGKVLRALDNPIHPTGGITILRGSLAPEGAVVKTAGLDSDIFEGTARVFDGERAALDALEDGTIAKGDTVVIRYEGPKGGPGMREMLAITGAIKGAGLGKDVLLLTDGRFSGGTTGFCVGHIAPEAVDGGPIALLRDGDRIRLDVKGAALDVLVDPAEFEARRKGFAPPPPRYQTGVLAKYVKLVGSAATGAVCG